A single window of Mycoplasma bradburyae DNA harbors:
- a CDS encoding MG284/MPN403 family protein, protein MNKQMINDAKKYLKRYEFFRKRIDNSEIIKSVFNQDFSEDNSSDMLSYIQLVETSLKQLKKEEKNILIDVFLKRKHRTEFNYSCASFYRLLNRACSNFFYSMGIMYQTNPC, encoded by the coding sequence ATGAATAAACAAATGATAAATGATGCTAAGAAATATTTAAAAAGATATGAATTTTTTAGAAAACGAATCGATAATAGTGAAATTATAAAAAGTGTATTTAACCAAGATTTTAGTGAAGATAATTCATCAGATATGTTATCTTATATTCAATTAGTTGAAACATCTTTAAAACAACTTAAAAAAGAAGAAAAAAATATACTAATTGATGTTTTCTTAAAAAGAAAACATAGAACTGAGTTTAATTATAGTTGTGCGAGTTTTTATAGATTATTAAATAGAGCTTGCTCAAATTTCTTTTATTCGATGGGAATTATGTATCAAACTAACCCATGTTAA